The genomic interval GCCCGGGCCATGAATGGCGGCGAAGACGCCTCCGCCCTCTACCGGGATATTCTCGCCAGGCTGTTCAACCATGCCGCGGGCGGGCATTTGTCACTGGATCGCATCAAAGGCGAATCCGGCGAAGTGGCCTTGCGTGTGGGCACGAGCGAGACGGCCTTCGGTCTAATCAATGTCGGTGACGCCAAGAGCCTGTGCGACCACGTGGCCGAGGTGGCAGCACAGAATGGCACTCGACTGACCCTGGAAGACAGTGATTTTACCGAGGCGATGTTCGCCTCCGTGAAGGATTCCACGTCACCGGTCAATCTGCTTATCGGCTCGAAGAAATTCGTTGAAGGCTGGGACTGCTGGCGCGTCAGCACCATGGGCCTGATGCATGTCGGGCGCTCGGAAGGCTCGCAGATTATTCAGCTCTTTGGGCGTGGTGTCCGCTTGAAGGGTTACGAGTGGAGCCTCAAGCGCAGCGGCCATTCCCATGCTTCGCTCCGGCCGACCTTCATCGAGGAATTGGAAACCCTCAACGTGTTCGGCATCGAAGCCGACTTCATGGAGAAGTTCCGCGAGTTCCTCAAAGAGGAAGGCCTACCCGGCAACGAGCGCCGCAAGATCATTACCATCCCGCTGAATGTCACCTATGACTTCGGCAAGAAACTTAAAATCCTCCGCCCCAAGCGGAAGGCCTCTGACGGCAAAGAATACGACTTCAAGAAAGATGCAGCGGTGCCCACTGTCGGGGACATCCCGGACTACATGACGCTGGGCACGGTGGTCTCCGACTGGTACCCGCGCATTCAGGCCATGCAGTCACGCGGTACATCCCTGGCGACACAGAAGGACAAAGTGTCGTTGCGTGAACAGCATTTGGCTCTGCTGGACTATGATACGCTCTTTTTCGAGCTGGAGCGGTTCAAGCGCGAACGGAGCTGGTACAACTTCAACATCACCAAGGATGGCATCAGGCGTCTGCTGGGGGACCCTAACTGGTACACCCTCTACCTGCCCGAAACCCGCCTGAACCCGGCAACCTTTGATGGCGTGCTCTTGCTGCAGCAGGTGGCACTTGAGCTTTTGAAGCGATACTGCGATCACTACTACAACTATCGCAAACGGGAATACATCGAACCGCGTCTGGAGCTACGCGACCTGACGCCGGATGATGACAACATCCCGCAGGAGGAATTCTATCAGCTCATCGTGGATGGCGATGAAGAACAGGTCATCCAGGGGATTCAGCAGATCAAGAAGGATCTGGAGCAGAAGAAGGATGATTTGCTGAAGATTGGGGATCTGAATGCCTGCAATTTCGGCAAGCACCTGTTTCAGCCGCTTTTTCACGTTCGGCGCGGTGGGAAAATCACCATCCTGCCTGTCGCCCTCAACGAGAGCGAATATCAGTTTGTCACCGATCTGAAGAGCTGGTGCGACGGCCACAAAGCCGCTCTGGAAAAGGAAGGAATGGAGCTCTTCCTGCTCAGGAACATGAGCCGGGGTAAAGGCGTGGGATTCTTCGAGGCGGGAAACTTCCACCCCGATTTCATTCTGTGGATGCTGATTGGCGGGAAACAGTACGTCACCTTTATCGAGCCGCACGGCCTTTTGCACGAAGGCCCCGCTAGCGAGAAGGTTCTGTTTTACAAACGGATCAAGGATGTCGAACAACGATTGAAGGACCCTACCGTGATCCTCAACAGTTTCATCCTTTCCTGGACGCAGTACCCGCAACTGAAATGGGACAAAACACAAGACGAACTTGAGGATATGCACGTTCTCTTCATGCAAGACGATCGTGACCGATATATTGACAAGCTGTTTGATCGACTGAGAGGAATGGTGGAGTGAGTAGCGACAATGTACAGCGCCCCGAAAGACCAACCCCAGAAATTATCCATAGGTATCTGGATCAGTGGAACACACTGGAAAGCTACACCCTTCAGGAAAGGTCACTCAACAAGCTTTTCAAAGAGCTATGCCCGCGCATTGACAACTTTCACACATTCAAAAAATCAGATTTAAAAAGCTATGTCAATTTCAAGACCGCTGTGGAGAAGTTTCGTTGTTTTTACGGATTGGAGCAGTTTTCACTTAAAGAAGTTGATGTCTACTTATGGCTAGCTGGGAAGGAATATTTCCCCAAGCAATATAACAGAGTTGACCAACGTTAATACCTTGAGCAGTTGCAAGTACTGACGAAGCAAAAATTTGATGCGCTACCTGAGCATAGCATCCAACAAAGGTGAAATTTGATGATCAAACTCCACGCTACCAAGAAGCTCTACGAGAAACTTCCGCTCAATGAGCATGGCTTGCTGCCCTCAGCACCCTCCAGCGAGCTTCTGTCTGAGCAGTCCTCGCTACCTGACAACCCTCTGAGTGGCTGGCATGGCAATCTGGTGACCTTTCAGCGGCGCAACTGTGTACTCCTTGCCCACGATGCTACCCGTTTTCCGTTGGTGCTTCTCAACCTGACCAAGCCGGATCTGGCACAGCTGAATTATTACTTCGAAGATATATTTATGAATACCCTGCTCAAGTGTGGCGCAGAACCCAGGCACCTGGATGCAGCACAGCAACTGCTGCATCCGCTGCAGGTGGACTCTCGCACCAGTCGATCGGAACTGAGTACCCTTAACCGGATGAAGATTGAAATTGACTGCCAGGTTGACTATGGGGGTCTGGATATTGCTGAAATGACAGGCTACGCCCTAAGTGCCAGAATGGCCGATGTCTGCCGCTCGATAAAAGGGGCAGACTACATTTTCCCCTGGGAGGAGATGCGCGCATTGCTGGAGAAGTATGCCGGTGGAAAAAGGTAACTAAACTGCTATTTTACGGACTTTTCAGCAAGCTTAGAACTACTTGCTGTCTTGCACTGGAAGGTTTAGGCACAATATGACCAACCCTTACAACCACAACGCCGCCCACTATGCCCAGCGCTACGAGAGCGTTGCCTTTGAAGACGTGCATGGCCAACTCCTGGATTTTATAGCGCGTCTTGGGAATAGTGCCTTTGTCCTCGATGTGGGGTCTGGATCAGGGCGCGACGCAGCCTGGTTTGCCGCGCAGGGACATGAAGTAGTCGCGGTTGAGCCTTCCCATGGCATGCGCACCGAAGCAATTAAGCGACATGCTGACACTGCTGTTCAGTGGGTGGATGACAGTCTGCCTGCTTTGGCCGCTACGCACCGGCTGGGTATATCTTTTGACTTGATCCTTCTCTCGGCGGTCTGGATGCATGTGCGACCAACTGACCGCGCCAGGGCTATGCGTAAACTGGCGACTCTCCTGAATCCTGGTGGCCGCATGGCAATTACTTTGCGCCTGGGCCCGCCCGATCCGCAGCGGCAGATGTATGATGTTTCTGAGCACGAGCTGGATATCCTGGCAAGAGAACACGGACTGAAAAAGATCGAACTTGCCACGGCAAGCAGCGCTGACAAACTCGGTCGTGATGATATTTCATGGCTGACGGTGCTGTACGAGCTTACATGAGGTACTTAAAGTCAAAACACAGAGTAACCTCGTTGTTGCGGTCTCCAGGTTGAAATTATCGTTTCACGTGAGCAACTGTAAACGGACTGGAGAAAGTTCCTGCGCTTGGCTTCCGTGGTTCCGGTTTGCACCATAAGTGTCTCCCGTAAAGGATGGTGGCTGCCAATTAGGTACTCGTTTCTGTTGTGGAGCCTCTCCAGTAAGATTGGCTCTGGAAGACGGTCAAACTTCCCCTCTCTTCCACGATTGCACTCTCTACAAGCCAAAACTAAATTTGCCACTCCGTTTATCGGTTTACCGTCAGCGCAAAAGTGAAGCATGTGCGGGAAAAAGTGGTCAACATCAGCCAATTCACTTGCATGTTGTTCTGTGGAGATATTTTGGAAGCAATAAAAGCAGCGCCCTTTCTGGTAGCCATTGAGCGCATCACGTGAAGATGTGATACTTACCCTTCTGGCTTGAGTGGCAACCTGCAGCACACTACTTGTATCATCAAGGCTCACCTGAAGTGCTTGACGAGGCATACTCAAGCTCCAGGCCGTTTCAACTAAACGCCAGCGAGCTTCTGTTTCGCTATTGAGATCAGCAAATTGCGGTGTTTCTGCCAGGTTAAAAAACTCATCGGTCAACCGAATTCCACCATTGGTTGCCCGCTCATCCAGAAAAAATCGCTTTGGTATTTCAGATCCATGCACATTGTGGAACGCATCAATGACATTCTGAAAGCCAAGCTTTACAGTATTTTCGATAAGATGGCTGTGGTCGCTGTCATTATTGTTATAGGCTCTGCAGGCATCGAGAAACTTACTTTGGGGCGAGGTTGCCTGTCGATCACATTTCAACAGGTGTTCGCATATATGCTCGGCATAGGCAGGTGCTAGATCCTCAAGCTTTATCAAGTCGCCAGAGCGCTTACGCATGTCATACAGTGCCTTTGCAAGAGCAAACTTATAGGAGGCTACGTTGCGACCAAAGAGGATAATAGCGCGCCAGTAGTTCTCGTTGCTGGGCTCTATTAAATAGAATTTACTCTGTTGGGTCATTTTTTGCCTTTTGATGTTGTGTGAGCTATCATTGACGCAATATCAATTTAATATAACATATTTAGCCCATGAATTATTATTGCTTTCATAGAGTGTGACTGGGGTCGCAATGCTTCTTCCTGGCCAGACGACAAGAGTAATAATAGCTGGATGAAGTACTTGTTACTGAATTGGCATCCATCCATAGGCAATTAAAATTCCCTTCAGGTGCAGAGCATTCCCATAAACCGAAACAACAACAGGGGTGGTGTTCCCAGTGAATATACTTCACACGTCCGACTGGCATCTAGGTAGAACGCTCTATGGCAAAAAGCGATATGATGAATTTGAGGCTTTTTTGCTGTGGTTGGTCACGACAATAGAAAACCAGCACATTGATGTCCTGCTGGTGGCTGGGGATATATTTGATACTTCAACTCCCAGCAATCGAGCCCAGGAGCTTTACTACCGCTTCTTGTGTCGCGTCGCTGCTTCCCCTTGTCGCCACGTGGTAATCATCGGTGGAAATCATGACTCGCCCACCTTTCTTAATGCGCCACAGGAGCTTCTCAAGGCACTCAACATCCACGTTATAGGCAGCAAGTCACCGTCTCTTGATGATGAGATCCTGGTGTTGCACGACAGGAGTGGCGAGCCAGAAATCATAGTTTGTGCAGTGCCCTATTTACGTGACCGCGATATACGAACGGCAGAAGCTGGGGAGAGTATTGCTGACAAGGAGCAGAAACTCCAGGATGGTATACGAGAGCACTATACCGCTATTGCCAAACAAGCTATGGAGAAATGGCAACAGCTTGAGCGCAATATTCCCGTCGTTGCCATGGGGCACCTCTTCACCGCTGGGGGCAAAACAGAAAAGGGAGATGGAGTACGGGAGCTTTATGTGGGCTCACTGGCCCATATTCATGCCAGTGTATTCTCGGAAGACTTTGACTACGTAGCCCTGGGGCACTTGCACGTACCCCAGCAAGTCAGTGAATCCCAAATGGTTCGCTATAGTGGTTCACCCCTTCCCATGGGGTT from Desulfurispira natronophila carries:
- a CDS encoding DUF6933 domain-containing protein yields the protein MIKLHATKKLYEKLPLNEHGLLPSAPSSELLSEQSSLPDNPLSGWHGNLVTFQRRNCVLLAHDATRFPLVLLNLTKPDLAQLNYYFEDIFMNTLLKCGAEPRHLDAAQQLLHPLQVDSRTSRSELSTLNRMKIEIDCQVDYGGLDIAEMTGYALSARMADVCRSIKGADYIFPWEEMRALLEKYAGGKR
- a CDS encoding HNH endonuclease domain-containing protein, yielding MTQQSKFYLIEPSNENYWRAIILFGRNVASYKFALAKALYDMRKRSGDLIKLEDLAPAYAEHICEHLLKCDRQATSPQSKFLDACRAYNNNDSDHSHLIENTVKLGFQNVIDAFHNVHGSEIPKRFFLDERATNGGIRLTDEFFNLAETPQFADLNSETEARWRLVETAWSLSMPRQALQVSLDDTSSVLQVATQARRVSITSSRDALNGYQKGRCFYCFQNISTEQHASELADVDHFFPHMLHFCADGKPINGVANLVLACRECNRGREGKFDRLPEPILLERLHNRNEYLIGSHHPLRETLMVQTGTTEAKRRNFLQSVYSCSRETIISTWRPQQRGYSVF
- a CDS encoding DEAD/DEAH box helicase family protein translates to MAKRKSRGPQQHAFRNKLLLNQWLISLFGIDPLAEHKVNGKAVRPFHKLAEPIRDPRLEGLDKDNLHFFYHHLGDSPLFSYADPKADVPGFRISRDMLLTYEQNIVRHTQAINEKRHRPVVWKYYQWLTLLFVEIYLDRFFGNREGLLADLNAFALRFNRHWDDYADVPPYNDDDLNKLCMQNATGSGKTLLMHVNLLQYRHYAAKHGKDKELSRVILLTPNERLSEQHITEFRESDISAGSYLQSRGGLFGLAQGLERVDVLEITKLADQEGPNTIATRSLGDQNLLLVDEGHRGLSGNKAKEEENAWFKRRGKLCEKGFTFEYSATFEQAVAVAKSDKFENTYAKTVIFDYSYRWFYEDGFGKDYQILNLPESFEEAHSVYMTACLLKFYQQLRIYEEKAKDFETFNLEKPLWVFVGSTVSSGKMSKDEQIVATDVALIIQFIADFLDNSQVATRRMHEILTGKGQDTGLLDSQGNDIFAGAFTYLARAMNGGEDASALYRDILARLFNHAAGGHLSLDRIKGESGEVALRVGTSETAFGLINVGDAKSLCDHVAEVAAQNGTRLTLEDSDFTEAMFASVKDSTSPVNLLIGSKKFVEGWDCWRVSTMGLMHVGRSEGSQIIQLFGRGVRLKGYEWSLKRSGHSHASLRPTFIEELETLNVFGIEADFMEKFREFLKEEGLPGNERRKIITIPLNVTYDFGKKLKILRPKRKASDGKEYDFKKDAAVPTVGDIPDYMTLGTVVSDWYPRIQAMQSRGTSLATQKDKVSLREQHLALLDYDTLFFELERFKRERSWYNFNITKDGIRRLLGDPNWYTLYLPETRLNPATFDGVLLLQQVALELLKRYCDHYYNYRKREYIEPRLELRDLTPDDDNIPQEEFYQLIVDGDEEQVIQGIQQIKKDLEQKKDDLLKIGDLNACNFGKHLFQPLFHVRRGGKITILPVALNESEYQFVTDLKSWCDGHKAALEKEGMELFLLRNMSRGKGVGFFEAGNFHPDFILWMLIGGKQYVTFIEPHGLLHEGPASEKVLFYKRIKDVEQRLKDPTVILNSFILSWTQYPQLKWDKTQDELEDMHVLFMQDDRDRYIDKLFDRLRGMVE
- a CDS encoding exonuclease SbcCD subunit D C-terminal domain-containing protein; this translates as MNILHTSDWHLGRTLYGKKRYDEFEAFLLWLVTTIENQHIDVLLVAGDIFDTSTPSNRAQELYYRFLCRVAASPCRHVVIIGGNHDSPTFLNAPQELLKALNIHVIGSKSPSLDDEILVLHDRSGEPEIIVCAVPYLRDRDIRTAEAGESIADKEQKLQDGIREHYTAIAKQAMEKWQQLERNIPVVAMGHLFTAGGKTEKGDGVRELYVGSLAHIHASVFSEDFDYVALGHLHVPQQVSESQMVRYSGSPLPMGFGEARQQKSVCRVSFSGRKGELSLIPVPVFQKLENVKGNWEDISRRITELSATESTAWLEVTYEGDDIVADLREKLEDAVANSSMEVLRVKNHRIIDRVLEQSSSDETLDDLDVHDVFERCLDAHDIAPEQRPGLVQVYQEALKSLYEDDVSAQRENHQ
- a CDS encoding class I SAM-dependent methyltransferase: MTNPYNHNAAHYAQRYESVAFEDVHGQLLDFIARLGNSAFVLDVGSGSGRDAAWFAAQGHEVVAVEPSHGMRTEAIKRHADTAVQWVDDSLPALAATHRLGISFDLILLSAVWMHVRPTDRARAMRKLATLLNPGGRMAITLRLGPPDPQRQMYDVSEHELDILAREHGLKKIELATASSADKLGRDDISWLTVLYELT